GATCAGGAAGACGCCCACGAGGAGCAGGTTCGGGCCGAGGAAGAGCCAGGCGGACGCGGACTCGCGCAGTCTCCGGCCGCGCAGGCGCTCCGCCATCGGCGGCCGGCCCGGTACGGCGGCGGGGGTGCGGCGTCTTTCTCCGGTCACGGTGGTGGCCATGGTCGCTCCGATCTGGGGGGAGGTCAGCCCGCGAGGGCCTTGCGGGTGCCCGCGGCGATCCGTTCGACGGTCGCCTCGGAGGACTGGCCGCCGACGAAGGCGGCCTCCAGCTCGTCCTGGAGGACGGCGTTGATCCGGCCGAACGCGGCGACGCCGGTCTGGGCGGTCATGGCGGGCGTCAGCACGGTCGCCTGCTCGAAGAAGACGTCCATCAGGTCGGGCCGCACCGCGTAGGAGAAGTCGGCGTGCAGCAGGTCGCCGAGGGTGGGCAGCACGACGGTCTGTTCGCAGAAGGCCCGCATGGCGGCCGGGGTGGCCAGGAACTTGGCGAAGTCGACGGCCAGCTCGGCCCGCTCGGTGTGCCGGGTGACGACGACGGTGTTGCCGCCGAGGTCGGTGGCGGCCGCGACGTCGCGGGGCTGGAAGGTGGCGCCCCACAGCTCGTCCTTCAGGGCGGGGGCGATGGTCGGCAGCATGAAGTCGCCGGCGAAGGCCATCGCGACGGTGCCCGAGGTGAACAGGGAGTCCGGGTAGCCGTAGCTCTTCACCCCGCTGTTCGGCGGGACCAGGCCGCGCCGGAAGAAGCCCTGGGTGAAGTCCATCGCCTTGCGGGCCTGCGGGGAGGGGACGGCGGGCGCGTCCAGGGTGTCGTCGAGCAGGCGGCCGCCGGCCGCGAAGAGCCAGGTCAGCCAGCGGTAGGCGCCGCCCTGCTGCCAGTCGTAGGAGAACGGGTAGACGCCCGGCGGGAGCTTCTCCTTGAGCCGCTGGGCGACCTCGTCGAACTCCTCCCAGCTCCAGGCGTCCTCCAGGCGCGCGGGCACCGAGGTGATCCCGGCGGCCTCGAACATGTCCTTGCGGTAGAGCACGGCGGTGGTGTCGGTGTGGTGCGGGACGGCGTACGGCCGGCCGTCCTGGCAGACCGCGGCCCAGAAGGCGGGCAGGAAGGCCGCCCGCTCGGCCTCGGTGAAGTACGGCGACAGGTCGAGGAGCTGGCCGCTGCCGCTGTACATGCCGAGCGTCATGTAGTCGCACCGGAAGAGGTCGGGTGCCCGGCCGCCCTGGAGCTGGGCGTCCATGTCGATGAACATCTGCGCGTACGGCTCGACCTGGAGGCGCACCCGGACGCCGGGGCGG
The window above is part of the Kitasatospora sp. NA04385 genome. Proteins encoded here:
- a CDS encoding sugar ABC transporter substrate-binding protein; the protein is MSLTRRALLAGAATGAIGLGYARRSGFTGTTDSGDGRTTLTFATWGSDAELAAFRSLIAEFERTRPGVRVRLQVEPYAQMFIDMDAQLQGGRAPDLFRCDYMTLGMYSGSGQLLDLSPYFTEAERAAFLPAFWAAVCQDGRPYAVPHHTDTTAVLYRKDMFEAAGITSVPARLEDAWSWEEFDEVAQRLKEKLPPGVYPFSYDWQQGGAYRWLTWLFAAGGRLLDDTLDAPAVPSPQARKAMDFTQGFFRRGLVPPNSGVKSYGYPDSLFTSGTVAMAFAGDFMLPTIAPALKDELWGATFQPRDVAAATDLGGNTVVVTRHTERAELAVDFAKFLATPAAMRAFCEQTVVLPTLGDLLHADFSYAVRPDLMDVFFEQATVLTPAMTAQTGVAAFGRINAVLQDELEAAFVGGQSSEATVERIAAGTRKALAG